A section of the Chloroflexota bacterium genome encodes:
- a CDS encoding Lrp/AsnC family transcriptional regulator — MAEVTAPLSGLVDVVARRVAPAALDVIDLDLLRLLATDARMSQRRLGRELGMSAPAVGERIARLERSGVIRGYTVEIGWATVGYPVTVYLAITAVQGHAQAPVVEALWALPEVADITVVTGTIDLLARLLVRDHNHLRELLLERVWQIPGVQRTETLVTLAEMQPKSFATQLIDSMRAAVDGRDKQGGTA, encoded by the coding sequence ATGGCTGAAGTGACGGCGCCTTTGTCGGGTCTCGTCGATGTGGTCGCGCGGCGGGTTGCACCCGCCGCGCTCGATGTGATCGACCTCGATCTCCTCCGGCTGCTGGCGACCGACGCCCGGATGTCCCAGCGCCGGCTGGGACGCGAGCTCGGCATGTCCGCGCCGGCGGTGGGGGAGCGGATCGCGCGCTTGGAGCGATCAGGGGTCATCCGCGGCTACACCGTCGAAATCGGCTGGGCCACGGTGGGCTACCCGGTGACCGTCTACCTTGCCATCACCGCCGTCCAGGGACATGCCCAAGCGCCCGTGGTCGAGGCGCTCTGGGCCCTGCCCGAGGTTGCCGACATCACCGTGGTCACCGGCACCATCGACCTGCTCGCCCGGCTGCTCGTGCGCGATCACAACCATCTGCGCGAACTGCTGCTGGAGAGAGTGTGGCAGATCCCGGGCGTGCAGCGCACCGAAACGCTTGTGACCTTGGCGGAGATGCAGCCGAAGTCCTTCGCCACGCAGCTCATCGATTCCATGCGCGCCGCGGTGGACGGGCGGGACAAGCAGGGAGGCACGGCGTGA
- a CDS encoding cupin domain-containing protein produces MTNSSQHFTIDAGGTPTAAGRYVDVNAIESVEFVPGLGFRPVLGERTMVNFVSFEPHTEAPMHVHEEEQIVLVLDGEFEFELDGDVRTMRVGDVAVVPAWVPHGARTHDSSCREIDVFNPPRRSLLEHARNQSPAPGGGG; encoded by the coding sequence ATGACCAACAGTTCGCAACACTTCACCATCGATGCCGGCGGCACGCCCACCGCGGCCGGTCGCTACGTCGACGTCAACGCCATCGAGTCGGTCGAGTTCGTGCCCGGCCTCGGTTTCCGACCGGTGCTCGGCGAGCGGACGATGGTCAACTTCGTGTCCTTCGAGCCGCACACCGAGGCACCGATGCACGTCCACGAGGAGGAGCAGATCGTGCTCGTCCTCGATGGCGAGTTCGAGTTCGAACTCGACGGCGACGTCCGCACCATGCGCGTCGGCGATGTCGCCGTGGTTCCTGCGTGGGTGCCGCACGGCGCGCGCACGCATGACTCCTCGTGCCGCGAGATCGACGTCTTCAACCCGCCGCGGCGCTCCCTGCTCGAGCACGCGCGGAACCAGTCGCCGGCCCCGGGCGGCGGCGGCTAG
- a CDS encoding PLP-dependent aminotransferase family protein, protein MPLGGDCATIPVRRTRAGRQSLPVAITQCQGSPRRRRMQTLPPARWSPAFARRTRGASGELAAILALASGSDLITFAGGFPDPETFPVAILAELTTCLLAEDAAVALQYSPTPGLPGLRDALAGRLADTDGRRPADAELMVTSGNIDALGLLAKALLDAGDSVAVEAPTYLGAIDAFRGFEADVRGVPVDDGGIDVAALERLCRAGSTPKLVYTIPDHQNPTGITMSAERRAALVDACRRHGVLIIEDVAYRDLTFTDERPPTLWSLGPDIVVQAGTTSKTFFPGVRLGWAAGPAEVIAQMVLAKQNSDQCAGAFGQRLLEEYLRGGHMDTQLRASNALYARRCHRILASLGVHMPAGISWTRPHGGFFAWLTGPDRLDTTALAARARDAGVAFVPGRPFYPHGGGANQLRLAFSLATEDDIDEGIRRLGALITSALEN, encoded by the coding sequence TTGCCATTGGGCGGCGATTGTGCGACCATTCCTGTCAGACGCACACGTGCAGGTCGACAAAGTTTGCCGGTTGCAATTACCCAGTGTCAAGGTTCGCCAAGGAGACGAAGGATGCAGACGCTTCCGCCCGCCCGCTGGTCGCCGGCCTTCGCGCGGCGCACCCGGGGCGCCAGCGGCGAACTCGCTGCCATCCTGGCCCTAGCGAGCGGCAGCGATCTCATCACCTTTGCCGGCGGTTTCCCCGACCCTGAGACCTTCCCCGTCGCGATCCTCGCCGAGCTCACCACCTGCCTGCTCGCCGAGGACGCCGCCGTGGCCCTGCAGTACTCGCCGACCCCCGGCCTGCCCGGGCTGCGTGACGCGCTGGCCGGCCGGCTCGCCGACACCGACGGCCGCCGCCCGGCCGACGCCGAACTCATGGTCACCTCCGGTAACATCGACGCGCTTGGCCTCCTCGCCAAGGCGCTCCTCGACGCAGGCGACAGCGTCGCCGTCGAGGCGCCGACATACCTCGGCGCCATCGATGCCTTCCGCGGCTTCGAGGCGGACGTGCGCGGTGTGCCCGTCGACGACGGTGGTATCGACGTCGCGGCGCTCGAGCGCCTCTGCCGCGCCGGCTCGACGCCGAAGCTCGTCTACACGATCCCAGATCACCAGAACCCGACTGGGATCACCATGTCCGCGGAACGCCGCGCGGCGCTGGTCGACGCATGCCGCCGCCACGGGGTGCTCATCATCGAGGACGTCGCCTATCGCGACCTCACCTTCACCGACGAGCGGCCGCCGACACTGTGGTCGCTGGGGCCCGACATCGTCGTCCAAGCGGGCACGACCTCGAAGACCTTCTTTCCCGGCGTGCGTCTGGGATGGGCGGCCGGGCCAGCGGAGGTGATCGCGCAGATGGTGCTGGCCAAGCAGAACTCCGACCAGTGTGCCGGCGCTTTCGGGCAGCGGCTCCTCGAGGAGTACCTCCGCGGCGGCCACATGGACACGCAGCTGCGCGCCTCGAACGCGCTGTACGCGCGCCGCTGCCACCGCATCCTCGCATCGCTCGGCGTCCACATGCCCGCCGGCATCAGCTGGACCCGCCCCCACGGCGGATTCTTCGCCTGGCTGACCGGCCCTGACCGGCTCGACACCACCGCCCTCGCCGCCCGCGCGCGCGACGCGGGCGTCGCCTTCGTCCCGGGGCGTCCCTTCTATCCGCACGGCGGCGGCGCCAACCAGCTGCGCCTCGCCTTCAGCCTCGCAACCGAGGACGACATCGACGAGGGGATCCGCCGCCTCGGCGCACTGATCACCTCAGCTCTGGAGAACTGA
- a CDS encoding class II glutamine amidotransferase, producing the protein MCRLLGWVARQPVSLADSLGREELEGFVALSRQHADGWGMARRSQPGADGPPLVERSTTCAAKDPAFAGLTSSAAADAGFVHLRWATPGHAVLPANTHPFVHEDMAFAHNGAIHPFDRLDDILPDGWSAQMTGSTDSERYFLAVAERLQAGASMDDAVGGVVRRIFRDFNPTSLNAMLLTNEALYVVSAHDPTRAPSLCETSGGDDPSTATDVAFYDLRYRAGADAVIVASSGFDQPDGAWQPLENMTLLRVERVTLTTSTVPLAA; encoded by the coding sequence ATGTGCCGTCTGCTCGGCTGGGTGGCGAGGCAGCCGGTCAGTCTCGCCGATTCGCTCGGACGCGAGGAGCTCGAGGGCTTCGTCGCCCTCTCGCGGCAGCACGCCGACGGCTGGGGTATGGCCCGTCGGTCGCAGCCGGGGGCAGACGGTCCGCCCCTCGTCGAACGCTCGACGACCTGCGCGGCGAAGGATCCGGCCTTCGCCGGCCTCACCTCCAGCGCGGCCGCTGACGCTGGCTTCGTGCACCTGCGCTGGGCGACGCCCGGTCACGCCGTGCTGCCGGCCAACACTCACCCCTTCGTGCACGAGGACATGGCCTTCGCCCACAACGGCGCCATCCATCCGTTCGACCGTCTCGACGACATCCTCCCCGACGGCTGGTCGGCGCAGATGACGGGGAGCACCGACAGCGAGCGCTACTTCCTCGCGGTGGCAGAACGACTCCAGGCCGGCGCCTCGATGGACGACGCCGTCGGCGGCGTCGTGCGCCGCATCTTCCGGGACTTCAACCCGACCAGCCTCAACGCCATGCTGCTGACGAACGAGGCGTTGTACGTCGTCAGCGCCCACGACCCGACGCGCGCGCCCTCCCTCTGCGAGACCAGCGGCGGGGATGATCCGTCGACCGCCACCGACGTCGCGTTCTACGACCTTCGCTACCGCGCCGGCGCCGACGCCGTGATCGTCGCGTCCTCCGGTTTCGACCAGCCGGATGGAGCATGGCAGCCCCTCGAAAACATGACCCTTCTCCGCGTCGAGCGGGTGACGCTGACGACCTCGACGGTGCCTCTCGCCGCCTGA
- a CDS encoding SDR family oxidoreductase produces MNLNLQGRRALVTGGSKGIGLAIAEELVAEGADVAICARNPAEVEAAAEKLRAAGRTIHAEVADVTDPQQVIDFVERSAAALGGIDILVNNAGAAHPGNFESLADEDWQDDLDVKLFSQVRCTRAALPHLRRSAAPRVININSVYAKYPNPQFFATSVNRAACLNLSKALAFEYGPEKILVNSVNIGFVVTPQWKNIKAMRAPEATEEEFFATLVRDEVPLGRFGTADEVSGIVAFLASDRASYLTGSSIDVAGGMGRYV; encoded by the coding sequence GTGAACCTCAACTTGCAGGGCCGCCGCGCGCTGGTCACTGGCGGCTCCAAGGGCATCGGCCTAGCCATCGCCGAGGAGTTGGTGGCGGAGGGCGCCGACGTCGCCATCTGCGCGCGCAACCCCGCCGAGGTGGAGGCTGCAGCGGAGAAGTTGCGAGCCGCCGGCCGGACGATCCACGCTGAGGTGGCCGATGTCACCGACCCACAGCAGGTCATCGATTTCGTCGAGCGATCGGCCGCCGCGCTCGGCGGCATCGACATCCTCGTCAACAACGCCGGCGCCGCGCACCCGGGCAATTTTGAATCGCTCGCCGATGAGGACTGGCAGGACGACCTCGACGTCAAGCTCTTCTCGCAGGTCCGCTGCACCCGTGCCGCCCTCCCCCACCTCCGCCGCAGCGCCGCTCCCCGGGTCATCAACATCAACTCGGTCTACGCCAAGTATCCCAACCCGCAGTTCTTCGCCACCAGCGTCAATCGCGCGGCCTGCCTCAACCTCAGCAAGGCGCTCGCCTTCGAGTACGGCCCGGAGAAGATCCTCGTCAACAGTGTCAACATCGGCTTCGTGGTGACACCGCAGTGGAAGAACATCAAGGCCATGCGCGCGCCCGAGGCCACCGAGGAGGAGTTTTTCGCGACACTGGTGAGAGACGAGGTGCCACTGGGTCGGTTCGGCACCGCCGATGAGGTCAGCGGCATCGTCGCCTTCCTCGCCAGCGACCGCGCCAGCTACCTCACCGGCAGCTCCATCGACGTCGCCGGTGGGATGGGCAGGTACGTCTGA